One part of the Arabidopsis thaliana chromosome 4, partial sequence genome encodes these proteins:
- a CDS encoding 26S proteasome non-ATPase regulatory subunit-like protein (BEST Arabidopsis thaliana protein match is: 26S proteasome regulatory subunit S2 1A (TAIR:AT2G20580.1); Has 381 Blast hits to 381 proteins in 170 species: Archae - 0; Bacteria - 0; Metazoa - 138; Fungi - 132; Plants - 58; Viruses - 0; Other Eukaryotes - 53 (source: NCBI BLink).), with the protein MVQDPNPDLQKAALESMRQEIRALTSSMTSVPKPLKFLRPQYVTLKAFHETMADSNLKKYISDILSVLALTTLYRLHYFLITRR; encoded by the exons ATGGTTCAGGATCCTAATCCGGACTTGCAGAAGGCTGCTCTTGAGAGTATGAG gcAGGAAATCCGAGCTTTAACAAGTTCAATGACTTCAGTTCCCAAACCACTAAAGTTTCTGCGTCCCCAGTATGTAACTCTTAAAGCGTTTCATGAAACAATGGCTGATTCTAATCTCAAG AAGTACATTTCTGATATCCTGTCTGTCCTGGCCCTTACCACGCTCTACAGATTGCACTATTTCTTGATAACACGAAGGTAG
- the KNAT1 gene encoding homeobox knotted-like protein (KNOTTED-like from Arabidopsis thaliana (KNAT1); CONTAINS InterPro DOMAIN/s: KNOX2 (InterPro:IPR005541), ELK (InterPro:IPR005539), Homeobox (InterPro:IPR001356), Homeobox, conserved site (InterPro:IPR017970), KNOX1 (InterPro:IPR005540), Homeodomain-like (InterPro:IPR009057), Homeodomain-related (InterPro:IPR012287); BEST Arabidopsis thaliana protein match is: KNOX/ELK homeobox transcription factor (TAIR:AT1G62360.1); Has 31270 Blast hits to 14770 proteins in 476 species: Archae - 4; Bacteria - 107; Metazoa - 2529; Fungi - 972; Plants - 3913; Viruses - 2; Other Eukaryotes - 23743 (source: NCBI BLink).), with amino-acid sequence MEEYQHDNSTTPQRVSFLYSPISSSNKNDNTSDTNNNNNNNNSSNYGPGYNNTNNNNHHHQHMLFPHMSSLLPQTTENCFRSDHDQPNNNNNPSVKSEASSSRINHYSMLMRAIHNTQEANNNNNDNVSDVEAMKAKIIAHPHYSTLLQAYLDCQKIGAPPDVVDRITAARQDFEARQQRSTPSVSASSRDPELDQFMEAYCDMLVKYREELTRPIQEAMEFIRRIESQLSMLCQSPIHILNNPDGKSDNMGSSDEEQENNSGGETELPEIDPRAEDRELKNHLLKKYSGYLSSLKQELSKKKKKGKLPKEARQKLLTWWELHYKWPYPSESEKVALAESTGLDQKQINNWFINQRKRHWKPSEDMQFMVMDGLQHPHHAALYMDGHYMGDGPYRLGP; translated from the exons ATGGAAGAATACCAGCATGACAACAGCACCACTCCTCAAAGAGTAAGTTTCTTGTACTCTccaatctcttcttccaacAAAAACGATAACACAAGTgataccaacaacaacaacaacaataataatagtagCAATTATGGTCCTGGTTACAATAAtactaacaacaacaatcatcACCACCAACACATGTTGTTTCCACATATGAGCTCTCTTCTCCCTCAAACAACCGAGAATTGCTTCCGATCTGATCATGATCaacccaacaacaacaacaacccatCTGTTAAATCTGAAGCTAGCTCCTCAAGAATCAATCATTACTCCATGTTAATGAGAGCCATCCACAATACTCAAGAagctaacaacaacaacaatgacaACGTAAGCGATGTTGAAGCCATGAAGGCTAAAATCATTGCTCATCCTCACTACTCTACCCTCCTACAAGCTTACTTGGACTGCCaaaag ATTGGAGCTCCACCTGATGTGGTTGATAGAATTACGGCGGCACGGCAAGACTTTGAGGCTCGACAACAGCGGTCAACACCGTCTGTCTCTGCCTCCTCTAGAGACCCGGAGTTAGATCAATTCATG GAAGCATACTGTGACATGTTGGTTAAATATCGTGAGGAGCTAACAAGGCCCATTCAGGAAGCAATGGAGTTTATACGTCGTATTGAATCTCAGCTTAGCATGTTGTGTCAGAGTCCCATTCACATCCTCAACAATCCTG ATGGGAAGAGTGACAATATGGGATCATCAGACgaagaacaagagaataaCAGCGGAGGGGAAACAGAATTACCGGAAATAGACCCGAGGGCCGAAGATCGGGAACTCAAGAACCATTTGCTGAAGAAGTATAGTGGATACTTAAGCAGTTTGAAGCAAGAACtatccaagaagaaaaagaaaggtaaaCTTCCTAAAGAAGCACGGCAGAAGCTTCTCACGTGGTGGGAGTTGCATTACAAGTGGCCATATCCTTCT GAGTCAGAGAAGGTAGCGTTGGCGGAATCAACGGGGTTAGATcagaaacaaatcaacaattgGTTCATAAACCAAAGAAAGCGTCACTGGAAACCATCTGAAGACATGCAGTTCATGGTGATGGATGGTCTGCAGCACCCGCACCACGCAGCTCTGTACATGGATGGTCATTACATGGGTGATGGACCTTATCGTCTCGGTCCATAA
- a CDS encoding glycosyl hydrolase family 10 protein / carbohydrate-binding domain-containing protein (glycosyl hydrolase family 10 protein / carbohydrate-binding domain-containing protein; FUNCTIONS IN: endo-1,4-beta-xylanase activity, hydrolase activity, hydrolyzing O-glycosyl compounds; INVOLVED IN: carbohydrate metabolic process; LOCATED IN: cellular_component unknown; EXPRESSED IN: 19 plant structures; EXPRESSED DURING: 10 growth stages; CONTAINS InterPro DOMAIN/s: Glycoside hydrolase, family 10 (InterPro:IPR001000), Carbohydrate-binding, CenC-like (InterPro:IPR003305), Glycoside hydrolase, catalytic core (InterPro:IPR017853), Glycoside hydrolase, subgroup, catalytic core (InterPro:IPR013781), Galactose-binding domain-like (InterPro:IPR008979); BEST Arabidopsis thaliana protein match is: glycosyl hydrolase family 10 protein / carbohydrate-binding domain-containing protein (TAIR:AT1G58370.1); Has 2332 Blast hits to 2198 proteins in 440 species: Archae - 10; Bacteria - 1281; Metazoa - 20; Fungi - 351; Plants - 356; Viruses - 0; Other Eukaryotes - 314 (source: NCBI BLink).), with translation MEKNTNTNHTSDDNNDKNHTNEEQEKIILNPNFEDGLNNWTGRACKIVLHESMDSGKIVPLSGKVFAAATQRKDTWNGIQQEISGRFRRKRVYEVTAVVRIFGNNVTSATVQATLWVLNANKREQYIVIANVQATDKNWVELKGKFVIHGSPSRVILYLEGPPPRADILLNSLVVQHAKRNRPSPPPFYENPGFGVNIVENSEVLDGGTKPWFTLGNCKLSVGQGAPRTLPPMARDTLGPHKPLGGNYIVVTNRTQTWMGPAQMITDKIKLFLTYQISAWVKLGVGVSGSSMSPQNVNIALSVDNQWVNGGQVEVTVGDTWHEIAGSFRLEKQPQNVMVYVQGPGAGIDLMIAALQIFPVDRRERVRCLKRQVDEVRKRDIVLKFSGLNDDESFDLFPYIVKVKQTYNSFPVGTCINRTDIDNEDFVDFFTKNFNWAVFGNELKWYATEAERGKVNYQDADDMLDLCIGNNINVRGHCIFWEVESTVQPWVRQLNKTDLMNAVQKRLTDLLTRYKGKFKHYDVNNEMLHGSFYQDRLGKGVRALMFNIAHKLDPSPLLFVNDYHVEDGDDPRSSPEKYIKLVLDLEAQGATVGGIGIQGHIDSPVGAIVCSALDMLSVLGRPIWFTELDVSSSNEYVRGEDLEVMLWEAFAHPSVEGIMLWGFWELSMSRENANLVEGEGEVNEAGKRFLEVKQEWLSHAYGIINDESEFTFRGYHGTYAVEICTPAGIVLKTFVVEKGDTPLVISIDLSSL, from the exons ATGGAGAAGAATACAAATACGAACCATACAAGTGATGATAATAATGATAAG AATCACACTAACGAAGAGCAGGAGAAGATcatcttaaaccctaattttgaggATGGCCTAAACAACTGGACTGGAAGAGCGTGCAAGATTGTCTTACACGAATCCATGGACAGTGGGAAGATCGTACCGCTCTCGGGAAAAGTTTTCGCAGCAGCAACGCAGCGTAAAGACACATGGAATGGGATTCAACAAGAGATTTCAGGAAGATTCAGGAGGAAGCGTGTGTATGAAGTAACAGCGGTAGTTCGAATATTTGGCAACAATGTCACAAGTGCAACAGTACAAGCGACTCTCTGGGTCTTAAACGCAAACAAACGTGAACAATACATAGTCATTGCCAA TGTTCAAGCAACAGATAAGAACTGGGTGGAGTTGAAGGGTAAATTTGTAATCCATGGTTCGCCATCGAGAGTAATACTATACCTTGAAGGTCCACCTCCACGAGCTGACATTCTTCTCAACAGTTTAGTTGTTCAACATGCTAAAAGGAATCGTCCATCGCCTCCTCCTTTCTACGAG AATCCTGGTTTCGGAGTCAATATAGTCGAAAACAGTGAAGTTTTAGATGGGGGAACTAAACCATGGTTCACTCTAGGGAACTGCAAGTTGAGTGTTGGACAAGGCGCTCCGCGCACTCTGCCTCCAATGGCGAGAGACACGCTAGGTCCTCACAAACCTCTAGGTGGAAACTACATCGTTGTGACTAACAGAACGCAGACTTGGATGGGTCCTGCTCAGATGATAACCGATaaaatcaaactcttcttGACATATCAAATCTCAGCTTGGGTCAAGCTTGGTGTGGGAGTAAGTGGTAGTAGTATGAGTCCTCAGAATGTGAACATTGCACTTAGCGTCGATAACCAATGGGTCAACGGAGGACAAGTCGAGGTCACAGTTGGTGATACATGGCATGAAATAGCCGGATCTTTTAGGCTAGAGAAACAGCCACAAAACGTTATGGTTTACGTTCAAGGTCCTGGAGCTGGCATTGATTTGATGATCGCGGCTCTGCAGATTTTCCCCGTGGATCGTCGAGAACGTGTCAGATGTCTCAAAAGACAAGTTGATGAG GTACGTAAGCGCGACATCGTGTTGAAATTCTCAGGACTAAACGACGACGAATCctttgatttgtttccttacatagtgaaagtgaaacaaaCATACAACAGTTTCCCAGTAGGAACATGCATCAACAGAACAGACATAGACAATGAAGACTTTGTAGATTTCTTCACAAAGAACTTTAACTGGGCAGTGTTCGGAAACGAGCTCAAATGGTACGCGACAGAAGCGGAACGTGGAAAGGTAAATTACCAAGACGCAGACGACATGTTAGATCTCTGCATTGGCAACAACATAAACGTTAGAGGACATTGTATCTTCTGGGAAGTTGAATCCACAGTTCAGCCATGGGTTCGCCAGCTTAACAAAACCGATCTTATGAACGCGGTACAAAAGCGTCTCACGGATCTTTTGACGCGGTACAAAGGTAAATTCAAGCACTATGATGTCAACAACGAGATGCTTCATGGTTCTTTCTATCAAGATAGACTTGGAAAAGGTGTAAGAGCACTCATGTTCAATATTGCACATAAGCTTGATCCATCTCCTTTGCTTTTCGTTAACGATTATCATGTTGAGGACGGGGATGACCCGCGTTCGTCTCCCGAGAAGTATATAAAACTTGTACTTGATTTGGAAGCTCAAGGAGCAACTGTAGGAGGGATTGGGATCCAAGGACATATAGATAGTCCTGTTGGAGCTATTGTTTGTTCTGCTCTTGATATGCTCTCTGTTCTTGGTCGTCCCATTTGGTTCACAGAGCTTGATGTCTCTTCGAGTAATGAATATGTTAGGGGAGAGGATCTTGAAGTTATGTTGTGGGAAGCATTTGCTCACCCTTCAGTTGAAG GAATAATGTTATGGGGGTTCTGGGAGCTATCTATGAGTAGAGAGAACGCGAATCTGGTGGAGGGAGAAGGAGAAGTAAACGAAGCCGGAAAAAGATTTTTAGAGGTGAAACAAGAATGGTTATCTCATGCATATGGGATCATCAATGATGAGTCAGAGTTCACATTCAGAGGCTACCATGGGACTTATGCCGTCGAAATTTGTACTCCAGCTGGGATTGTTCTCAAAACGTTCGTTGTCGAAAAAGGAGACACTCCACTTGTTATCTCCAttgatctctcttctttgtga
- a CDS encoding glycosyl hydrolase family 10 protein / carbohydrate-binding domain-containing protein (glycosyl hydrolase family 10 protein / carbohydrate-binding domain-containing protein; FUNCTIONS IN: endo-1,4-beta-xylanase activity, hydrolase activity, hydrolyzing O-glycosyl compounds; INVOLVED IN: carbohydrate metabolic process; LOCATED IN: cellular_component unknown; EXPRESSED IN: 19 plant structures; EXPRESSED DURING: 10 growth stages; CONTAINS InterPro DOMAIN/s: Glycoside hydrolase, family 10 (InterPro:IPR001000), Carbohydrate-binding, CenC-like (InterPro:IPR003305), Glycoside hydrolase, catalytic core (InterPro:IPR017853), Galactose-binding domain-like (InterPro:IPR008979), Glycoside hydrolase, subgroup, catalytic core (InterPro:IPR013781); BEST Arabidopsis thaliana protein match is: glycosyl hydrolase family 10 protein / carbohydrate-binding domain-containing protein (TAIR:AT1G58370.1); Has 35333 Blast hits to 34131 proteins in 2444 species: Archae - 798; Bacteria - 22429; Metazoa - 974; Fungi - 991; Plants - 531; Viruses - 0; Other Eukaryotes - 9610 (source: NCBI BLink).) — translation MEKNTNTNHTSDDNNDKNHTNEEQEKIILNPNFEDGLNNWTGRACKIVLHESMDSGKIVPLSGKVFAAATQRKDTWNGIQQEISGRFRRKRVYEVTAVVRIFGNNVTSATVQATLWVLNANKREQYIVIANVQATDKNWVELKGKFVIHGSPSRVILYLEGPPPRADILLNSLVVQHAKRNRPSPPPFYENPGFGVNIVENSEVLDGGTKPWFTLGNCKLSVGQGAPRTLPPMARDTLGPHKPLGGNYIVVTNRTQTWMGPAQMITDKIKLFLTYQISAWVKLGVGVSGSSMSPQNVNIALSVDNQWVNGGQVEVTVGDTWHEIAGSFRLEKQPQNVMVYVQGPGAGIDLMIAALQIFPVDRRERVRCLKRQVDEVRKRDIVLKFSGLNDDESFDLFPYIVKVKQTYNSFPVGTCINRTDIDNEDFVDFFTKNFNWAVFGNELKWYATEAERGKVNYQDADDMLDLCIGNNINVRGHCIFWEVESTVQPWVRQLNKTDLMNAVQKRLTDLLTRYKGKFKHYDVNNEMLHGSFYQDRLGKGVRALMFNIAHKLDPSPLLFVNDYHVEDGDDPRSSPEKYIKLVLDLEAQGATVGGIGIQGHIDSPVGAIVCSALDMLSVLGRPIWFTELDVSSSNEYVRGEDLEVMLWEAFAHPSVEGTERE, via the exons ATGGAGAAGAATACAAATACGAACCATACAAGTGATGATAATAATGATAAG AATCACACTAACGAAGAGCAGGAGAAGATcatcttaaaccctaattttgaggATGGCCTAAACAACTGGACTGGAAGAGCGTGCAAGATTGTCTTACACGAATCCATGGACAGTGGGAAGATCGTACCGCTCTCGGGAAAAGTTTTCGCAGCAGCAACGCAGCGTAAAGACACATGGAATGGGATTCAACAAGAGATTTCAGGAAGATTCAGGAGGAAGCGTGTGTATGAAGTAACAGCGGTAGTTCGAATATTTGGCAACAATGTCACAAGTGCAACAGTACAAGCGACTCTCTGGGTCTTAAACGCAAACAAACGTGAACAATACATAGTCATTGCCAA TGTTCAAGCAACAGATAAGAACTGGGTGGAGTTGAAGGGTAAATTTGTAATCCATGGTTCGCCATCGAGAGTAATACTATACCTTGAAGGTCCACCTCCACGAGCTGACATTCTTCTCAACAGTTTAGTTGTTCAACATGCTAAAAGGAATCGTCCATCGCCTCCTCCTTTCTACGAG AATCCTGGTTTCGGAGTCAATATAGTCGAAAACAGTGAAGTTTTAGATGGGGGAACTAAACCATGGTTCACTCTAGGGAACTGCAAGTTGAGTGTTGGACAAGGCGCTCCGCGCACTCTGCCTCCAATGGCGAGAGACACGCTAGGTCCTCACAAACCTCTAGGTGGAAACTACATCGTTGTGACTAACAGAACGCAGACTTGGATGGGTCCTGCTCAGATGATAACCGATaaaatcaaactcttcttGACATATCAAATCTCAGCTTGGGTCAAGCTTGGTGTGGGAGTAAGTGGTAGTAGTATGAGTCCTCAGAATGTGAACATTGCACTTAGCGTCGATAACCAATGGGTCAACGGAGGACAAGTCGAGGTCACAGTTGGTGATACATGGCATGAAATAGCCGGATCTTTTAGGCTAGAGAAACAGCCACAAAACGTTATGGTTTACGTTCAAGGTCCTGGAGCTGGCATTGATTTGATGATCGCGGCTCTGCAGATTTTCCCCGTGGATCGTCGAGAACGTGTCAGATGTCTCAAAAGACAAGTTGATGAG GTACGTAAGCGCGACATCGTGTTGAAATTCTCAGGACTAAACGACGACGAATCctttgatttgtttccttacatagtgaaagtgaaacaaaCATACAACAGTTTCCCAGTAGGAACATGCATCAACAGAACAGACATAGACAATGAAGACTTTGTAGATTTCTTCACAAAGAACTTTAACTGGGCAGTGTTCGGAAACGAGCTCAAATGGTACGCGACAGAAGCGGAACGTGGAAAGGTAAATTACCAAGACGCAGACGACATGTTAGATCTCTGCATTGGCAACAACATAAACGTTAGAGGACATTGTATCTTCTGGGAAGTTGAATCCACAGTTCAGCCATGGGTTCGCCAGCTTAACAAAACCGATCTTATGAACGCGGTACAAAAGCGTCTCACGGATCTTTTGACGCGGTACAAAGGTAAATTCAAGCACTATGATGTCAACAACGAGATGCTTCATGGTTCTTTCTATCAAGATAGACTTGGAAAAGGTGTAAGAGCACTCATGTTCAATATTGCACATAAGCTTGATCCATCTCCTTTGCTTTTCGTTAACGATTATCATGTTGAGGACGGGGATGACCCGCGTTCGTCTCCCGAGAAGTATATAAAACTTGTACTTGATTTGGAAGCTCAAGGAGCAACTGTAGGAGGGATTGGGATCCAAGGACATATAGATAGTCCTGTTGGAGCTATTGTTTGTTCTGCTCTTGATATGCTCTCTGTTCTTGGTCGTCCCATTTGGTTCACAGAGCTTGATGTCTCTTCGAGTAATGAATATGTTAGGGGAGAGGATCTTGAAGTTATGTTGTGGGAAGCATTTGCTCACCCTTCAGTTGAAG gaacAGAGAGG GAATAA